The Pseudobdellovibrionaceae bacterium genome segment CGAAAAGCATTTCGCAACATTTCCTGTTCGCGTCCGTTGTTCCCGGAACCACCCTGCATTAGGTGTGTTCTTCATCGATTTCTTTTTCCGTCGCGGAAGACTTGCGATCGAGATCGATGGGCGCTCACATGATGGAAAAAAAGAGCATGACGAATGGCGAGACGGACTTCTCACGCGTGCTGGGAATCGTGTGATCCGCATCAAGCATGGCGACGAGAATGCGCTTCATGCAGCTCTATTGGAGATTGAGAATCTTTATCCTAAGATGAAGCGTGTTGAGCCTGCCCGAGAATTAGAGGGCCTCGCTAAGTCGGTTGCGAGTACATTGAGGAAAGAGAAACGTAGTCTCCGCGGCACTGCTTACGGTCGCAAGGCCCGCGAGAAAGCAGCCGTCGACTCGTGGCCGTCTCACATCGACAAAGCCAAAGTTCTTTCGTGGTTCAAGTCCTAGCGGCGCTTCTTAGCTATATCCCGCACCATCATTTCGATTTGCCCGAATGATTTGAGTTGGCGCTCATCGAGAAGATTTACGGCTTGAGCGAGCTGGTCGATCTTGGCTTCGAGAGACGCGATAACTCTGCGCAAATCTGCATCACCCGAGCTACCCGTGATCGCCGGCAGCTTTTTCACTTCGTCACTCATGAGTTCTTCGGGCGACACTCCGAGAGCGGCAGCGATTTTTCGAATGCCGACGACGTCGGGTCCGCGGGTGCCGTTCACGTAGTTCGACATCGTATTCGGTAGAATGTCTGCTCTACGCGCGAGCTCGAGAGTAGAGATCCCCATCTTCGTCATTCGGACACGAACTCGCTGACTGAAATTTACTCTTTGATCCGGTGTTTTGACTTCGTAGTTGATGGTCTCGGTGTCTGGCGAAAGAAGTTCCGCGATCGAAATCTCAAAGGCTTTCGCGATCGCTTCGAGTTTTTCCATCGACGTGTTCGCTGACCCGTTTTCAATATGTGAGAGAGCACTGCGACTGATCCCCGTGGCGTCGCAAAGGTCGTTTTGCGACATATTGCGCGCGATCCGCTCGGACTTCACGCGCCTAGCGAGGATTTCTTTTTGATCAGGCTTCATCTCAACACCACCGTTTCAGCTGGTATCGAACATTAGACCTCCCGGGTTTGCGCCGCATCCGCCCTGACGCTATGTTGCGTCAAGTGTTCGAAACGACGTCCAATGTTTACCATCTTACGCCAACCGAGTGCTAGCCCCCCGTTTTGTGTTGCAAACAACGCAAAGCTGTCGGAATGTTCGACACATCACTTAAGGGGGAAACGGTGTCGATTCTGAAAAAGGCAACGACGGGCACACTGCCGAAGGCTCAGGTTTATACAATCTACGGACCGAACGGTGTCGGTAAAACCACACTCGCGTCTCGCTTCCCTAACCCCGTGATGTTCGATCTTGAAGATGGCAGTCAATCTGTCGGTCACAAGGACTTTTTGCGTATCGCGAAGAAAGAAATTCCTGGTCTCGATGAATACATGCTTGCCTTGAACGACATCTGGAAAGATCCGGCTGATCGCAAAACGCTCATCACAGATTCTGTCGAGGCGCTCGAATCCCTTATTCACAAGTCTCTCTGCAAAGAGCAAGGCGTCGAATCGATTGAAGATATTCCGTATGGAAGAGGTAACGTCTACGCGCGCGAAAAGATGGAGGCAATCATGCGCCTTTATCACCGAATTCGTGATGACCGCGGCCTCACAGTGATTCTTGTTGGTCATTCGATCGTCAAATCATTCACCGACCCTAAGGCGAACCAGACCTACGATCGTTACATCATGCGCGCAAACGACAAGTTCGCATCGATCATTCGAGATTTGTCAGATGGCGTTTTCTTCGTGAACCATAAGGTCATCACCGAGAAAGGCCAGAACCCTGCGAAGGCAAAAGCGTTCTCGACCGGAGACCGCGTGATTCACACGGTGTGGTCGCATGCCTACGATGCGAAGTCTCGCTACGCACTTCCCGCTGAAATTAATTTTTCTTTAGTTTCCGTAGAAAAGGCCGTGTCGGAACTCATTCCTAAATCGGGCGAAGATCTAGTTCATCAGATCAATCAATTAAAGTCTCGTGTAGCCGATCAAGATCTCGTTCAGAAGATCGACAAGGCGATCACCGAGGCTGGCAAAGATGACGAAAAATTAAAAGTTATTAAGTCTCGACTCATGGAACTGACACAGACGCTCTAGGAGGAGCACGACATGAAACCTGGAAAGTACATCGCGAAGGTTTACGAAGCGAACGTCTCGAAAACAAAGGCCGGAGACCCGCGTCCTTACATCATCTTCCGCACGGAAGCTGGTGAAGACTATCAGATGGGCTTCTCGCTCAAGACTGAAAAAGGTCAAGAGATCGCGATGAAACACGCGCTGATGATCGGCTATGACGGCGCACGCGGCTGGGCTGGGTTCAGCACTCTCGCGGTCGACACGAAGAAAGACTGGGAGATCGACGTTCGCGAGCGTTCACACGACGGGAAGAAGTATCTCGAAGTGAAGTACGTGAACAACCCCCGCAAGGCGAACGTCATGAGCTCGGACGAGATCGCGGTGATGACTGCGGGCTCGGCTGACAAATTTGCTGCTTACCGCATTCAAAACAACATCACGGTTAGTAAACCTTCGTCGGACGACATTCCGTTCTAAGGAGCAGTGAACATGGAAATCGTCGAACTTGTCCAGAACAGTGAAGAGTGGAAGCGCTTTCGTCTCGGTAAGATCGGCGGGAGTACAGCTCCTATCATCATGGGTGTCTCGCCCTACATGACTCCTCGCCAGCTCTGGCAGTGCATGCTGGGCCTTCGCGAATGGCCGGACTTTAACAATCCGGCAACACGTAGAGGCCACGAGGTCGAGCCCGTCGCACGCGCTCGTTACAACATCAAGTACGAAAGAAACCTTCAGCCTGTGGTCTTCAAATCTCAGGAGTATCCGTGGGCGATGGCGTCCTTGGACGGGTTTGAGATCGCCGAAGAGCGCATCATCTGGGAATGCAAGGTGGTGGGCCGCGAGGTTTTCGATCTCGCAAAAACGGGCATCGTTCACGAGCAGTACGTGCCCCAGCTTGAGCATCAGCTTTGGGTCGCAAAGGCCGACGTCGTTCATTTCAACTGCGTCCTCGCGGAGCAAGACGAGTACGGGAAATGGGCGATCACGGACGAAGCGATTGTGAAGTACCGCTCAAACAAAGCTTATCTTGAAAGACTGATTCAGACGGAGACCGAGTTCATGGAACGCATTCAGACACAAACCGAGCCGCCGCTCACAGACCGCGACACGCTTTTACGGACAGAGGCTGACGTCATCGAAGTCTACCGCGAGATGCGGGGACTCAAAGAGCAGATCGACGAACTGGAAGCGAAGATCACAAAGCTGAAGGGCGTTCTTGATCCGCTGAAAGCCCGCGCGATTCAGATGATGAAGCACAGCCGCGAAGAGTGCCAGGGCCTCACGCTCACAAAGCAAGTGAGCTTTCGCGTGGATGAAACGAAGCTGAAAGACCTGGGCGTCTCGGAGCAGGCGAAGTCCCCGGTTGTCAGTTACGTGCTTAGAAAGCGAGCAAACTAACGTGGGCGATCCGATCACGACACACGAAGCGGCGATGAAGTACCGGACGACCTCGCGGCGGATCTGCGCGCTTGTGAGGCAGGGACTTGTGACACCGATTCTGGCGCTCGGTTCCAAGCCCTACAAGTTTGACCCAGACCGCTTTGAGCGCGAGTTACTGGAGGCTGGATCTTTGAAAACAGAATCAGCCGTGAAGACATTGAAGAAACCCAAGCGCTCTCCCGTCCGTAACAGACGGAAAGTGAGAGAAAGACTATGGGACAAAGAATAAGCAAAGTGACCCGCGCAGACGGAACCACTGGCTACAAGGTCGATGTAACGATCAAGGGCCAGCGCATTCGCCAAGTCTTTGACAAGGCGGAAGCGGAGAAGCTCGTGCGCGCGGAGAAACAGGAAAAGCTTGAGCGCATGCTGGGTGTGAAAGCCGTTGAGCGTGTTTCGGAAGTGAAGCTTCGAGACCTGATCCGCGGTTACTGGGACGACGTCGTTTCGAAGCGAGTGTCGTCATGTTCACGCAGGCTTTGCCGCATCAACCTGACGCGGTTCTACGACTACGCTCATGGTGAGCGAAGTGTGGTTTACGTCAGCGAAGTGACGACATCTCTCATCTGGGAGTGGCGCGACAAGCTGATCGACGATGGGTTTAAACCGTCGACTGTGAACTACAAGATGAACGCCGTGCGCGGAATGTTCACGCGTGAAGTTGAAGCGAAGCGCATGAAGGCTGCTGACAATCCGTTTGACGGATACAGCGACCTTAAAGCCGTCAGTGAAGCGAGGATGCTATGGAAGCCACAATGGGTCGACCTGTTCATCTCGCACGCCCTGGAGCCTATTAGGAGCTTTATCGAAGCGCTAGCTGGAACTGGCATGCGTCCGATTGAGCTTTTGAGTGTGACATGGCGGATGGTGGACTTCGACAGCGAGATCTTGACTGTGCGTTGCGGAAAGAATGCCGGCGAACTCCGGTCGTTCCCGCTGGATCAGCATCTGCGCGAAGTATTCGAGGCCATTAAGCCTGCGAACGCTGGCCTAGATGAGCGGGTTTGGAAGCTCTCTTACAATCGCATGTGGGAGATCTTCACCGAACTGCGCGACGAACTGGGACTTCCGAAGAAGCTCTCGTTCTATGGGCTCCGTCACACTTTCGCGACGGACCTCATGCAGGAGAACGTGCAGGTGTTTAAGGTTCAGCAGTTGATGGGGCACAAGAACGTGGCGACCACAATGCGCTACGTCCATGTGCAGATGGATGACATGAGAAACGGACTTAAGACGTTACGAGACACAAGGGGTGCGTGAAATTTCCTGGCAAATCTTGGCAAATAGAGATGTTGGGAAATTAGAGAGAGTTGTAAGTGTTTGAAAACTGGCAAGAAATAAAGCTGGTGAAAACGGGCTGGATAATCTAAATAAGATCCTCTGGAGAAAGTACGGATCATGTCAGGCGGCGTCAGACGAGAACGAGAAATCGAGTGCCCTCGGAGCGCCACACAGCTTCGTGACGAATCCGATCTCCGCGAGCTCTTCAATCGAATCAATGTCCCAGGTGATGTAATCAAATCGAAGTTTCCCGAGTGGGCGACGCTCGAGCGTTTGTGCTTCGAGCTTCTGCCCCACGGGCAGATCTTCCATCTGGGGGAATCGCGCGCGACGGATGGCCGCGCCTTCCCTTTGATCGCCCTCAGCTTCGGGAGCCAAGATCCCCAAGCGCCGACCCTTCTTCTGAATGGCGGCGCGCACGGCCTGGAACGTATCGGCTCGCAGGTCGTCCTCGCTTTCCTGACTTCCTTTGGCGAGATGATCCTGTGGGACCGCCTGCTGCGCGAAGCCCTAAAGAACATCCGCATCATCTTTCTGCCGATCCTCAACCCCTTGGGCGTGCTGGACCGTCGGCGCGCAAATCCCAACGGCGTCGATCTGATGCGCAACTCGCCGCTCGACAGCCACGAAGCCGCCTTCCTGTTGGGCGGTCACCGGATCAGCCCGCGCCTTCCCTGGTACCGCGGCGAAAGCGCCGAACGGCTCGAGCCCGAAACGCAAGCGCTGCTGAATCTGATGGAAAGCCACATGCTCGAGGCGCCCCGCCTGATCACCATGGATTTTCACTCGGGCTTCGGCGTGAAGGACCAGATCTGGTTTCCGTGGGCCGGCAAAAAAGAACCCTTCCCGAACCTGGCCGAGATGTACGCGCTGAAAGAAGCGTTTGAACGCACGCATCCGCACCACGTCTACCGGATCGAACCGCAGAGCTTGAACTACCTCACTCAAGGCGACATCTGGGATCACTTCTACATCAAACACCGCACGCTGCACGAGGGTCGCGGCGTTTACCTGCCGCTCACCATGGAGATGGGCTCGTGGGCGTGGGTGAAGAAAAATCCGCTGCAGTTGATGTCGGTGCTGGGTCCCTACAACCCCATGAAGCCCCACCGTCTGAAACGCATCTTACGTCGTCACAACACGATCTTCGATTTCATGGTGCGCGCGATGGTTTCGCCCGAGGTGTGGATCCCCGCCATCGACGAGCAACGCCAGAAGTACCACGACCGCGCGATCAGCGAATGGTACAGCCAACTCGAGAAGGGAAACGCGAAATGAGCGTCAAACCCCGTCGCTGGATTTTACTACGTGGACTGGGCCGACACGCCGGACACTGGGGCGAGTTCCTGGCGCGGTTTAAAAAGGCGTTCCCGAATGACGACGTCGAAACCTTGGACCTTGCCGGCAACGGCACCGAAGCCGACCGCACAAGCTTCCGGACCATCGAAGAGAACGTCGCGGATCTGCGCGCGCGTTCGAAACTTCTGAAAAAGGGACCCGTTTCGATCCTGGCGGTCTCGATGGGCGCGATGGTCGCCGTCGCCTGGGCCGATCAACATCCCGGCGAAACGCGCGAACTCGTTTTGATCAACACCAGCGACAGCCGTGAATCCTACTTCTTCGAGCGCCTGCGCCCGCGGAACTATCTGCCCATCTTGAAGCTCTTCAAGCAGCGGGGCGATTTGATGTTCCGCGAACGCACGCTTTTACAAATGACGGCCGGGGAGCTTCCGCACCTTGAGCGTATCGCCGAAAAACAGTCCGAACTCCCCGCGACGACGCCCGAAAACTTCCTGCGCCAGCTCTGGGCTTCTAGCCGTTACAGCTTCCCCAAATCCCAACCCATCCGCCGCATCCAATTTTTGGTGGCCGACGGCGACTCTTTGGTCCATCCGAACTGCACCAAAAGATTGGCCGTGAAGTGGAATGCGCCCCTTGCGGCCCACCCCCGGGCCGATCACGATCTCACTTTGATCGACCCCGACTGGGTGATCGGACGCGTTCGTCACTTTACGGGAAAATCCGAGATCCAGAACGAGACGAATTCTTGAAGACGGCATCCTGATTCGAGAATCGGCGGCGCAGGGTTAGGCCCCGCGATTCGACTCAGGTATTCTGGTTTCATGAAACCGCTTCACAGATTTTTCATCGTCCTGGGTTTCCTATTCCTGTCTATGGAAATCGCGATCGCCAAGAACATGAGCGAGAGCGAAATCTATCAACGCTGCCATTTGAGACTCGCGAGACAGCTCCCGCCCGCCGACGACAAGATCGCGGCCGACGTGCGCGCCGGTCGTCGCAAGGCCGCCGACGCCTGCTTGGCGCTTCTGCGTTTGGCGAATTTCGACGCTTCGGGAAAGCTCGCGAATTTCGAGGATCCCCGGGCGCGCATGATCGTGAAGACCATGCACGACTTCCACCGCACCTATTTTCAGTCACGCAAAAACGAAGTCCTCTTAAGCGGTAGCTACCTCGTTCGCGACGGCGAAGAGGCGCCGCTTTACCTGACCCGCGCGCTCTTCCAGCCGAAGACCGCGTTCTCTTCGGTCGTCACCTTGAATCACGGCCTGACCGGCATTCGCGCCCGCGCGAAAGATCGCCCCATGGGCGCGATGAGCGAGTTCACCAGTAACCCCATCGCCCGCTACGGCACGACCCACCAACGTTACGGCGACCGGAACCTGAGCGTCTCGTACCCGTTCCGCGCTTACGTGGAAGGAACGATCGGTCTGTCGCTCGCGCTGCCCGATCCCGGCCCCGTGGGCGCGACCGGCATGACCGGCTCCACCGGGATGACGGGTTCCACCGGAGCCACGGGTTCGACCGGAAGCACCGGCCTGACGGGCCCCACGGTCACGCCGACGCCGCAAATCGTTTTGATCGATCCGCCCCCGGGCCACGTCTTTAAAGGAAATGGAACCTTCGGCGCGGTCGTCGAAAATTCCGTCGAGATCTCGAAGATCGTCGACTTCGGACAGCTCGTCGGCGTCGAAGCCGCGAAAGAACTGATCCTGCCGAACTTTTTCCCGCTGACGCCCAACGCGGTCATGCGCTCGGCCGTGGCCACGAAGGCGGCTCGTTTCGATGGAAACGCGCACTTCGGCGGCGGCATCGTGGGCTCGCAGAACTTCATCGCCAACAATTCGAATTTGATCACGAACCAACTGACGAACGGCGTGGGGCTCATCAACCGCCGCCTCAGCAACCGCATCTACGAGGATCTGCTCTGTCACCAGATGCCGTCCTTGTTCGCCGAAGACGTCGCGAGCGAAGTCGACCCCAAGTCGCCGCACCCCTTCCAGAACGGGGCCAGCTGCATGCAGTGCCACTCGTCCATCGACCCGTTGGCGTACAGCTTCCGCAACATCACCATCTACCGTACGACCATGACCGATAACTTCCTGGGTTTCCCGGTGACCGGCGTGCACGAACTTCCCGTCGTGGCGAATGCGAATCTGTTCGCGGCGACGCCGCCCACCGGACGCCTGATGTACCGCCGCCTTCTCGACGGCGGCTTGCAAAAGCGCGACGTCGCTTCGATCGCGCAGGTCGGCCAAGCGCTCGCGTCCGAACGCGATCTGTATCTGTGCGCGGCGAAGAAGTACTACAACTTCTTCACCGGCGTGAACGTGAACCTGGTCCGCCAAGCCGAAACCGAAGTCGAGCGCAAACACCAAGACGCCGTGCTTGAACTCGCCAAGGGCCTGCAGAAAACCCAAAGCCTGGAAACGATGATCGGCGATATCTTCGCGAGCGACGTTTTCCAGACCCGTAACCTCAAGTCCGTGGAGGCCCAACCGTGAAACGCGACATCAGCCGCCGCCACTTCCTCAGTATTTTCGGTAAAGCCGCCGTCTTCGCC includes the following:
- a CDS encoding tyrosine-type recombinase/integrase, producing MTRADGTTGYKVDVTIKGQRIRQVFDKAEAEKLVRAEKQEKLERMLGVKAVERVSEVKLRDLIRGYWDDVVSKRVSSCSRRLCRINLTRFYDYAHGERSVVYVSEVTTSLIWEWRDKLIDDGFKPSTVNYKMNAVRGMFTREVEAKRMKAADNPFDGYSDLKAVSEARMLWKPQWVDLFISHALEPIRSFIEALAGTGMRPIELLSVTWRMVDFDSEILTVRCGKNAGELRSFPLDQHLREVFEAIKPANAGLDERVWKLSYNRMWEIFTELRDELGLPKKLSFYGLRHTFATDLMQENVQVFKVQQLMGHKNVATTMRYVHVQMDDMRNGLKTLRDTRGA
- a CDS encoding alpha/beta hydrolase, whose translation is MSVKPRRWILLRGLGRHAGHWGEFLARFKKAFPNDDVETLDLAGNGTEADRTSFRTIEENVADLRARSKLLKKGPVSILAVSMGAMVAVAWADQHPGETRELVLINTSDSRESYFFERLRPRNYLPILKLFKQRGDLMFRERTLLQMTAGELPHLERIAEKQSELPATTPENFLRQLWASSRYSFPKSQPIRRIQFLVADGDSLVHPNCTKRLAVKWNAPLAAHPRADHDLTLIDPDWVIGRVRHFTGKSEIQNETNS
- a CDS encoding helix-turn-helix transcriptional regulator; the protein is MKPDQKEILARRVKSERIARNMSQNDLCDATGISRSALSHIENGSANTSMEKLEAIAKAFEISIAELLSPDTETINYEVKTPDQRVNFSQRVRVRMTKMGISTLELARRADILPNTMSNYVNGTRGPDVVGIRKIAAALGVSPEELMSDEVKKLPAITGSSGDADLRRVIASLEAKIDQLAQAVNLLDERQLKSFGQIEMMVRDIAKKRR
- a CDS encoding DUF559 domain-containing protein, translated to MLYLYQTKLSEHAMRREFRKAEKVGLVPHPIELLRQRCNKLNHSNFPSERWFMTAAEKHFATFPVRVRCSRNHPALGVFFIDFFFRRGRLAIEIDGRSHDGKKEHDEWRDGLLTRAGNRVIRIKHGDENALHAALLEIENLYPKMKRVEPARELEGLAKSVASTLRKEKRSLRGTAYGRKAREKAAVDSWPSHIDKAKVLSWFKS
- a CDS encoding DUF2817 domain-containing protein yields the protein MCFELLPHGQIFHLGESRATDGRAFPLIALSFGSQDPQAPTLLLNGGAHGLERIGSQVVLAFLTSFGEMILWDRLLREALKNIRIIFLPILNPLGVLDRRRANPNGVDLMRNSPLDSHEAAFLLGGHRISPRLPWYRGESAERLEPETQALLNLMESHMLEAPRLITMDFHSGFGVKDQIWFPWAGKKEPFPNLAEMYALKEAFERTHPHHVYRIEPQSLNYLTQGDIWDHFYIKHRTLHEGRGVYLPLTMEMGSWAWVKKNPLQLMSVLGPYNPMKPHRLKRILRRHNTIFDFMVRAMVSPEVWIPAIDEQRQKYHDRAISEWYSQLEKGNAK
- a CDS encoding YqaJ viral recombinase family protein — its product is MEIVELVQNSEEWKRFRLGKIGGSTAPIIMGVSPYMTPRQLWQCMLGLREWPDFNNPATRRGHEVEPVARARYNIKYERNLQPVVFKSQEYPWAMASLDGFEIAEERIIWECKVVGREVFDLAKTGIVHEQYVPQLEHQLWVAKADVVHFNCVLAEQDEYGKWAITDEAIVKYRSNKAYLERLIQTETEFMERIQTQTEPPLTDRDTLLRTEADVIEVYREMRGLKEQIDELEAKITKLKGVLDPLKARAIQMMKHSREECQGLTLTKQVSFRVDETKLKDLGVSEQAKSPVVSYVLRKRAN
- a CDS encoding ATP-binding protein — translated: MSILKKATTGTLPKAQVYTIYGPNGVGKTTLASRFPNPVMFDLEDGSQSVGHKDFLRIAKKEIPGLDEYMLALNDIWKDPADRKTLITDSVEALESLIHKSLCKEQGVESIEDIPYGRGNVYAREKMEAIMRLYHRIRDDRGLTVILVGHSIVKSFTDPKANQTYDRYIMRANDKFASIIRDLSDGVFFVNHKVITEKGQNPAKAKAFSTGDRVIHTVWSHAYDAKSRYALPAEINFSLVSVEKAVSELIPKSGEDLVHQINQLKSRVADQDLVQKIDKAITEAGKDDEKLKVIKSRLMELTQTL